One Cydia pomonella isolate Wapato2018A chromosome 15, ilCydPomo1, whole genome shotgun sequence DNA window includes the following coding sequences:
- the LOC133525928 gene encoding uncharacterized protein LOC133525928, with the protein MASLYSRVKLRHEKLLTVTADSQALWEQLQADGVVSEDKFTALHLKLKQCLGTFEKEIFQYLSVVPDADVVSMTQDQLKAEDILTELEIAWQINKRRSGAVNKSKLPELSLPTFSGDKLKWCEFWDRFAANVDQRQLQESEKLMYLLSCLKGAALETVSGMAATNANYSVAVDTLKQRYGSTDTLIDAHYTALNQLQKADHTSASCRSVLDSVERNLRVLEKLGEPVGGNHLRALVLSKFPERVIHEHHLIGEGTDLKAIRNNLDRIITAMEKSAATVVQTPETIAVPRSSTTEALQVRTEVRSLSSRKRKHAGNAGAGAPPSKRPKRACLFCNLKGHASRDCRKYSTVEARQKQVTGRCLHCLRRNHTTSSCKRKIASFRCKGDHLLIFCPNPASDDRSGNSSKSSN; encoded by the coding sequence ATGGCAAGTTTATACAGTCGGGTTAAGCTGCGCCATGAAAAGTTACTAACGGTGACTGCGGACTCTCAGGCCCTCTGGGAGCAATTGCAAGCAGACGGAGTTGTCAGTGAAGACAAGTTCACGGCACTCCACTTAAAATTGAAACAGTGCTTGGGGACCTTTGAGAAGgagatatttcaatatttaagtGTGGTGCCGGATGCAGACGTGGTTAGCATGACACAGGATCAACTCAAGGCCGAAGATATATTGACAGAACTGGAAATTGCATGGCAGATTAACAAGAGGCGAAGTGGAGCTGTCAATAAGTCAAAGCTACCCGAGTTGAGCCTGCCAACCTTCTCCGGCGATAAGCTGAAATGGTGCGAATTTTGGGACCGATTTGCTGCCAATGTAGACCAGAGACAGTTACAGGAATCAGAGAAACTTATGTACCTCCTGAGCTGCCTAAAAGGTGCAGCTCTTGAAACAGTTTCAGGAATGGCAGCTACCAACGCAAACTACTCGGTTGCAGTGGATACTTTGAAGCAACGTTATGGGTCAACTGACACTTTAATAGACGCACATTATACAGCACTCAACCAACTTCAAAAGGCAGACCATACTAGTGCCAGCTGCCGGAGTGTTCTGGATAGTGTTGAGCGAAATCTCAGGGTGTTGGAGAAGCTCGGGGAACCAGTTGGAGGCAACCACTTAAGAGCGCTGGTATTATCAAAGTTCCCAGAAAGGGTGATCCATGAGCACCACCTCATAGGTGAAGGTACTGACTTGAAGGCCATCAGAAATAATTTAGACCGCATAATCACGGCAATGGAGAAGTCAGCAGCTACAGTAGTACAAACTCCAGAGACCATTGCCGTGCCTCGTAGTAGCACAACTGAGGCACTGCAAGTCCGTACAGAGGTAAGGTCTTTGAGTAGCCGGAAGCGGAAACATGCGGGAAATGCTGGTGCAGGTGCACCACCTTCAAAGCGACCAAAAAGGGCATGCTTGTTTTGCAATCTGAAAGGACATGCTAGCAGGGACTGTCGGAAATACAGTACAGTTGAAGCTCGTCAGAAGCAAGTGACAGGAAGGTGTCTACACTGCCTTCGACGCAATCATACAACATCATCCTGCAAGCGCAAGATTGCTTCCTTCCGCTGTAAAGGAGACCACCTGCTCATATTCTGTCCCAATCCGGCCTCAGATGACCGCAGTGGCAACTCTTCAAAATCCTCTAACTAA